Below is a genomic region from Xylophilus sp. GW821-FHT01B05.
ATGACCGAGGGATTCCCCCCCGGCGCCGGCCCCGGCGCCCCTGACGACGCAGGCCAGAGCCTGTGGCAGGTCTGCATAGAACAACTGGCGCAAGAGCTGCCAGAGCAGCAGTTCAACACCTGGATCAAGCCCTTGGTGGCCCAGGTGACCGAAGACCTGTCCCGCGTCACCCTGTATGTCGGCAACCGCTTCAAGCTGGACTGGATCCGCGCACAGTACGCAGGCCGCATTGCGCAGACGCTGGAGCGCATCTACGGTCAGCCCATCGCCCTTGAGTTAGCCCTTACTCAGCGTGAAGCTCCCGTACGTACTAGCCTTCCGCCTGCTGCCACGATGACCAGCGCGCCCGCCGCGCTGCCCGAGCCCGTGGCCCTGGGCGATGACAGCGCGCCGGCGGCGTTCAAGAACCGCCTGAATTCCGCGCTGACCTTCGACACGCTGGTGGAGGGCACGGCCAACCGCATGGCGCGCGCTGCGGCCATGCACGTGGCCGGCATGCCGGGCCATTTGTACAACCCGCTGTTCATCTACGGCGGCGTTGGCCTGGGCAAGACCCACTTGGTGCACGCGGTGGGCAACAAGCTGCTGGCCGACAAGCCCGACTCGAAAGTTCTCTACATCCATGCCGAGCAGTTCGTGTCGGATGTGGTCAAGGCCTACCAGCGCAAGACTTTCGACGAGTTCAAGGAGCGTTATCACTCGCTCGACCTGCTGTTGATAGACGATGTGCAGTTCTTCGCCAACAAGGACCGCACGCAGGAAGAATTCTTCAATGCGTTCGAGGCACTGCTGGCCAAGAAGAGCCACATCGTGATGACGTCGGACACCTACCCCAAGGGCCTGGCCGACATCCACGAGCGCCTGGTATCGCGTTTTGACTCTGGCCTGACGGTGGCGATCGAGCCGCCCGAGCTGGAGATGCGCGTGGCCATTCTGATCAACAAGGCGCGCTCCGAGGCCACCGAGATGCCCGAGGAAGTGGCCTTCTTCGTTGCCAAGAACGTGCGCTCGAACGTGCGTGAGCTCGAAGGCGCGCTGCGCAAGATCCTGGCCTATTCGCGCTTCAACCAGAAGGACATCAGCATCCAACTGGCACGCGAAGCCCTGCGCGATCTGCTGTCGATCCAGAACCGGCAGATTGGTGTGGAAAACATCCAGAAGACGGTGGCCGACTATTACAAAATCAAGGTCGCCGACATGTACAGCAAGAAGCGCCCGGCCAGCATTGCGCGGCCGCGCCAGATTGCCATGTACCT
It encodes:
- the dnaA gene encoding chromosomal replication initiator protein DnaA translates to MTEGFPPGAGPGAPDDAGQSLWQVCIEQLAQELPEQQFNTWIKPLVAQVTEDLSRVTLYVGNRFKLDWIRAQYAGRIAQTLERIYGQPIALELALTQREAPVRTSLPPAATMTSAPAALPEPVALGDDSAPAAFKNRLNSALTFDTLVEGTANRMARAAAMHVAGMPGHLYNPLFIYGGVGLGKTHLVHAVGNKLLADKPDSKVLYIHAEQFVSDVVKAYQRKTFDEFKERYHSLDLLLIDDVQFFANKDRTQEEFFNAFEALLAKKSHIVMTSDTYPKGLADIHERLVSRFDSGLTVAIEPPELEMRVAILINKARSEATEMPEEVAFFVAKNVRSNVRELEGALRKILAYSRFNQKDISIQLAREALRDLLSIQNRQIGVENIQKTVADYYKIKVADMYSKKRPASIARPRQIAMYLAKELTQKSLPEIGELFGGRDHTTVLHAVRKIAAERQQLTELNQQLHVLEQTLKG